A section of the Methanoregula formicica SMSP genome encodes:
- a CDS encoding KTSC domain-containing protein — protein sequence MNMVWDRHVSNGIRELGYDVKTHTMAVVFPGGVTKYHAPVPYPVYAAIFHATFPERLYRQTVEAQIPTVNAS from the coding sequence ATGAACATGGTCTGGGACAGGCACGTATCGAACGGAATCCGCGAACTGGGCTATGATGTCAAGACACACACCATGGCCGTAGTATTTCCTGGCGGGGTCACGAAGTACCATGCGCCGGTACCTTACCCGGTCTATGCCGCGATCTTCCATGCAACCTTCCCCGAGAGGCTCTACCGGCAGACCGTTGAGGCGCAGATCCCGACAGTGAACGCCTCCTGA
- a CDS encoding rubredoxin, which translates to MDKYVCMMCGHIYDPAVGETKAFNNTILVNTDRMELYEGKVMAATPIPAGTAFADLPADWKCPSCGHPKSYYRRMEPDTLRAMRTISY; encoded by the coding sequence ATGGACAAGTATGTGTGTATGATGTGCGGTCATATCTATGACCCGGCAGTAGGAGAGACCAAGGCGTTCAACAACACGATCCTGGTCAACACAGACAGGATGGAACTCTATGAGGGCAAGGTCATGGCAGCAACCCCGATCCCGGCCGGCACGGCCTTCGCCGACCTCCCCGCAGACTGGAAGTGCCCTTCCTGCGGCCACCCCAAGTCCTATTACCGCAGGATGGAGCCCGACACGCTCCGTGCCATGCGGACGATCAGCTACTGA
- a CDS encoding substrate-binding domain-containing protein, producing the protein MKKSVYIGSIAVIIAVLFVSALIAGCTSTPSKTAAAPTTAAPAAATTAAPAAPVTTESGKETLVIATTTSLYDTGLLDYLQPMFEKQYNVKLKITSQGTGKAIELAKKGDADVLLVHSPSQELAFMKDGYGLNRRSFASNSFIIVGPESDPAGIKDMTPEKAFTTLLVKGTNKTAGVSFVSRGDNSGTHSAEKTVWSKAGYNYTTQVQKSGDWYVEAGKGMGETLQMASEKGAYALTDEGTYLAYKKDLKMTPLVTKGASLLNIYSVMAVYNDKQPVEKIQMANNFINFLISKDTQDAIGSFGVDKYGKALFIPMSVEVPTATAGWVGDYSTPATAVAPAATAAPAAAATTA; encoded by the coding sequence ATGAAAAAGAGTGTGTATATCGGATCGATTGCAGTGATCATTGCAGTCCTGTTTGTTTCCGCCCTCATTGCAGGGTGCACCAGTACCCCTTCCAAGACCGCAGCAGCACCAACGACTGCTGCACCGGCAGCCGCAACCACTGCAGCGCCGGCAGCCCCGGTCACAACCGAGAGCGGCAAGGAGACGCTCGTCATCGCGACAACAACGAGCCTCTACGACACCGGGCTGCTCGATTATCTCCAGCCGATGTTTGAGAAACAGTATAACGTCAAGCTGAAGATCACCTCCCAGGGCACCGGCAAGGCCATCGAGCTTGCCAAGAAGGGAGACGCCGACGTGCTGCTCGTCCACTCCCCCAGTCAGGAACTCGCCTTCATGAAGGACGGGTACGGCCTGAACCGCCGCTCGTTTGCATCGAACTCGTTCATCATCGTCGGACCTGAATCCGATCCCGCAGGCATCAAGGACATGACCCCCGAGAAGGCCTTCACCACGCTGCTCGTGAAGGGCACCAACAAGACCGCAGGCGTCTCCTTCGTCTCCCGCGGCGACAATTCTGGTACCCACTCTGCCGAAAAGACCGTCTGGTCCAAGGCCGGGTACAACTACACGACCCAGGTCCAGAAGTCCGGTGACTGGTATGTAGAGGCCGGCAAGGGTATGGGCGAGACCCTCCAGATGGCAAGCGAGAAGGGAGCATACGCCCTCACCGATGAAGGTACCTACCTTGCGTACAAGAAGGATCTGAAAATGACTCCTCTCGTCACCAAGGGTGCGAGCCTCCTGAACATCTACAGTGTCATGGCAGTGTACAACGACAAGCAGCCGGTCGAGAAGATCCAGATGGCTAACAACTTCATCAACTTCCTGATCTCCAAAGACACCCAGGACGCCATTGGCAGTTTCGGAGTTGATAAGTACGGCAAGGCCCTCTTCATCCCGATGAGCGTTGAAGTTCCCACGGCAACTGCCGGCTGGGTTGGTGACTATAGTACGCCGGCAACCGCTGTTGCCCCGGCAGCAACCGCTGCCCCGGCAGCCGCTGCAACAACAGCATAA
- a CDS encoding ABC transporter permease, with the protein MSDITNGIIQAIDLIVTLNPEVMQIAALSLYISLTATTLAAIVAIPAGALIYFNTFYGKRAVIILIQTLYSVPTVVVGLILYLLISRSGPFGFLGLLFTSQGMILGQMVLIIPIMMGLVISALSGIDRGISDTLISLGATQFQKIIEIVKEARFAILSAVVLGFGRAIAEVGVAMMIGGNIRDHTRVLTTAITLETGMGKFGFSIALGIILLVIALIVVVILNLITSALSSDLQQIAGGGPHG; encoded by the coding sequence ATGAGCGACATTACAAACGGGATTATCCAGGCCATCGATCTTATCGTTACGCTCAACCCGGAGGTCATGCAGATCGCTGCCCTCTCGCTGTACATCTCTCTTACTGCCACGACTCTCGCTGCGATCGTTGCCATTCCTGCCGGCGCGCTCATCTACTTCAACACCTTCTACGGCAAGCGTGCCGTCATCATTCTCATCCAGACCCTCTACTCCGTTCCGACCGTTGTCGTCGGCCTCATCCTCTATCTTCTCATCTCCCGGAGCGGACCGTTCGGTTTCCTTGGCCTCCTCTTCACCTCGCAGGGCATGATCCTCGGACAGATGGTCCTCATCATCCCGATCATGATGGGGCTTGTTATCTCGGCACTGAGCGGGATCGACCGGGGCATCAGCGATACGCTGATCTCCCTTGGGGCTACCCAGTTCCAGAAGATAATCGAGATTGTCAAGGAGGCACGGTTTGCCATCCTGAGCGCGGTCGTGCTCGGGTTCGGGCGGGCAATCGCCGAGGTCGGGGTTGCCATGATGATCGGGGGGAACATCCGCGACCATACGCGGGTACTCACAACAGCCATCACGCTCGAAACGGGGATGGGAAAATTCGGTTTTTCCATTGCGCTTGGGATCATCCTCCTGGTGATTGCCCTGATCGTTGTTGTCATCCTGAACCTGATAACATCGGCTCTGTCGTCTGACTTGCAGCAGATTGCCGGAGGAGGTCCGCACGGATGA
- a CDS encoding ABC transporter ATP-binding protein: MIRIEKLTRAFGAKEALRDVTLEIRRGEIFTLIGPSGSGKSTLIRLIDLLDSPSSGKIFFDGTDTAGPKKDRLVIRRRMSMVFQKPAVLNTSVAENVAFGLKFRGVPATEAEKKVKFALHLVGLSDLYSRRAITLSGGEMQRVALARAMVTEPEVLLLDEPTANLDPVSSEMIEDLIVRINKRFGTTIVMSTHDMLQGQRLADRIGVIMDGSLVQVGSAPEIFYQPKGRQIARFVGIDAITGGRVIENTGGHALIRVGETCFEALTDIPKGKRVSLCIRPEDVTLTPSDSVSEKTSMRNRIVGRIQKILPSGPFVRIAVDCGFPLVALITRRSCTDLGLSLGSMVIAGVKATAIHVLQEDGDRNAAG; encoded by the coding sequence ATGATCCGGATTGAAAAGCTCACCCGGGCGTTCGGAGCAAAAGAAGCGCTGCGGGACGTGACTCTCGAGATCCGCAGGGGCGAGATCTTCACCCTGATAGGCCCAAGCGGCAGCGGCAAGAGCACCCTTATCCGGCTTATCGATCTCCTCGATTCCCCGAGTTCCGGGAAGATATTCTTCGATGGTACCGATACCGCAGGTCCCAAAAAGGACCGGCTTGTCATCCGGCGGAGGATGAGTATGGTATTCCAGAAACCCGCCGTCCTGAATACCTCTGTTGCCGAGAATGTTGCCTTTGGCCTGAAGTTCCGTGGAGTGCCTGCAACGGAGGCAGAGAAGAAAGTGAAGTTTGCCCTCCACCTTGTCGGGCTCTCGGACTTGTATTCACGAAGGGCGATCACCCTCTCCGGGGGTGAGATGCAGCGGGTTGCCCTTGCCCGTGCAATGGTCACCGAACCGGAGGTCCTCCTCCTCGATGAACCGACCGCAAACCTCGACCCTGTTTCGTCGGAGATGATCGAGGACCTGATCGTCAGGATCAACAAACGCTTCGGCACCACGATAGTTATGTCCACCCACGACATGCTCCAGGGGCAGCGGCTTGCAGACCGTATCGGTGTGATCATGGACGGCAGCCTGGTACAGGTGGGGAGTGCACCGGAGATCTTCTACCAGCCAAAAGGCAGGCAGATTGCCCGCTTTGTCGGGATCGATGCGATTACCGGAGGACGGGTGATTGAAAACACCGGGGGACATGCCCTCATTCGCGTCGGGGAGACCTGTTTTGAGGCGCTGACGGATATCCCGAAGGGAAAGCGGGTCTCGCTCTGCATCCGCCCGGAGGACGTTACCCTGACACCGTCTGACTCGGTCTCAGAAAAGACCAGTATGCGGAACCGGATTGTCGGTCGGATCCAGAAGATTCTCCCGTCCGGCCCGTTCGTCCGGATCGCTGTGGACTGCGGTTTTCCTCTCGTTGCACTGATCACCCGCAGGTCGTGCACCGATCTCGGGCTCTCGCTAGGGTCCATGGTCATTGCCGGTGTCAAGGCAACCGCGATCCATGTCCTGCAGGAAGACGGGGATAGAAATGCTGCTGGATAA
- the fdhF gene encoding formate dehydrogenase subunit alpha, translating to MEFKYVPTTCPYCGTGCGFNLVVKDKKVVGVQPWQRNPVNEGKLCPKGNYAWEFINSPDRLTKPLIKKDGKFVEASWDEAYKLIAQKFKSYKGEEMACLASARVSNEENYLMQKFARAVLKTPNIDHCARLCHASTVVGLAGAFGSGAMTQSIADIAESKCLLVIGTNTFEQHPLIGRRIMQAKMNGAKIIYADPRLTPTGKIADLHLQFYSGTDVALLNCFMQLILKNGWENKDFIKNRTKDFEKVKEVVMKDTYSPENVSKITGVPAEDIIKAAEWFGKSGQSAVLYSMGITQHTTGVDNVKSVANLQMLTGNLGRPGTGICALRGQNNVQGACDMGALANVYSGYQSVLVPEMKKKMEDAWGCQIAEGKVGLTVTTLINTLADEPGKVKCVYIMGENPMLSDPDLHHVEKGLKNAEFIVVQDIFLTETAQLADVVLPATCFAEKDGTQTSTERRVQKWRKAQDPPGEARADWKIICELGAAMGYEKQFPYKSAEEIFNEIARVTPSYGGMTYARLEKPEALHWPCPTAEHPGTPILHKEKFSHPDGLGIFTPIEWKAQAEVPDKEYPFLLTTGRCIWHWHTGSMTRRSPSLEREEPTGWVEINPEDAKALGIADKEMLKVSSRRGDIKIGARVTKTIKKGVVFIPFHFIECAANILTINALDPVAKIPEFKACACKIEKIKEA from the coding sequence ATGGAATTCAAGTACGTTCCGACCACGTGCCCCTATTGCGGCACAGGTTGCGGATTCAACCTTGTTGTCAAGGACAAGAAGGTTGTCGGCGTCCAGCCGTGGCAACGCAACCCGGTGAACGAAGGCAAGCTCTGCCCCAAGGGCAACTATGCCTGGGAGTTCATCAACAGCCCTGACCGGTTAACAAAGCCCCTCATCAAGAAGGATGGCAAGTTTGTTGAAGCCAGCTGGGACGAGGCCTACAAGCTCATCGCCCAGAAGTTCAAGTCCTACAAGGGCGAAGAGATGGCCTGCCTTGCATCCGCCCGTGTCTCCAATGAAGAGAACTACCTGATGCAGAAGTTTGCCCGTGCTGTTCTAAAGACTCCCAACATCGACCACTGCGCCCGGCTCTGCCATGCGTCCACGGTCGTTGGTCTTGCCGGTGCATTCGGGTCCGGTGCCATGACCCAGTCCATTGCGGATATTGCCGAGTCGAAGTGTCTCCTTGTTATCGGTACGAACACCTTCGAGCAGCACCCGCTGATCGGGCGCCGTATCATGCAGGCAAAGATGAACGGTGCAAAGATCATCTACGCCGACCCCCGTCTCACCCCGACCGGGAAGATCGCTGACCTGCACCTGCAGTTCTACTCGGGTACCGATGTTGCACTGCTGAACTGCTTCATGCAGCTGATCCTCAAGAACGGCTGGGAGAACAAGGACTTCATCAAGAACCGGACCAAGGACTTCGAGAAGGTCAAGGAAGTCGTGATGAAGGATACCTACAGCCCCGAGAACGTCTCGAAGATCACGGGCGTTCCTGCGGAAGACATTATCAAGGCTGCCGAATGGTTCGGCAAGTCGGGACAGTCTGCGGTACTCTACTCGATGGGTATCACCCAGCACACGACCGGTGTTGACAATGTCAAGTCGGTTGCAAACCTCCAGATGCTGACCGGCAACCTCGGCAGACCCGGCACGGGCATCTGCGCACTGCGTGGCCAGAACAATGTCCAGGGCGCCTGCGACATGGGAGCCCTTGCAAATGTATACTCCGGCTACCAGTCCGTTCTCGTTCCCGAGATGAAGAAGAAGATGGAAGACGCCTGGGGCTGCCAGATTGCCGAGGGCAAAGTTGGCCTGACAGTCACCACGCTGATCAACACTCTCGCTGACGAGCCCGGGAAAGTCAAGTGCGTGTACATCATGGGTGAGAACCCGATGCTGTCTGACCCTGACCTCCACCACGTGGAGAAGGGCTTAAAGAACGCAGAGTTCATTGTCGTGCAGGATATCTTCCTGACCGAGACCGCCCAGCTCGCCGATGTTGTCCTTCCGGCAACCTGCTTTGCCGAGAAAGACGGCACCCAGACCTCGACCGAACGCCGTGTCCAGAAGTGGAGGAAGGCCCAGGACCCGCCCGGCGAGGCACGTGCTGACTGGAAGATCATCTGTGAACTCGGAGCGGCAATGGGATACGAGAAGCAGTTCCCCTACAAGAGCGCCGAGGAGATCTTCAACGAGATCGCCAGGGTCACCCCGTCCTATGGTGGAATGACCTATGCCCGGCTCGAGAAGCCCGAGGCACTCCACTGGCCCTGCCCGACTGCTGAACACCCGGGCACCCCGATCCTGCACAAGGAGAAGTTCTCCCACCCGGACGGTCTTGGAATCTTCACCCCGATCGAGTGGAAAGCCCAGGCCGAAGTCCCGGACAAGGAGTACCCGTTCCTCCTCACCACCGGCCGCTGCATCTGGCACTGGCATACCGGCAGCATGACCCGCCGCTCCCCGAGCCTGGAGCGCGAGGAGCCGACCGGATGGGTCGAGATCAACCCTGAAGACGCAAAGGCACTGGGGATTGCAGACAAGGAGATGCTCAAGGTATCCTCCCGCCGTGGCGATATCAAGATCGGTGCCCGTGTAACGAAGACGATCAAGAAGGGCGTCGTGTTCATCCCGTTCCACTTCA